The genome window acaaGCACTGATGATTATACAGTGGTAACTGTCAGCTAGGACACCAATACAAACCTTGCCATTCGCCAGCGACAACAGTGCATCACAAATAACTTGCCATAACAGAGATGGGATGACCAAGGTTCAAGAGTTTCTTCCCACGTACAGTATATGTTCTTACAGTGTTGCTCTGCAGTTGTGGCAACATGGCAATGGTGCAACAACAAGACGCAGAACTGCAAGAATAATCTGCTTTCAGCAGGTTAATCGGGTGCTGAAAGAGGATACATCCTGTATGAATTACCCTCAAGAAGTATCTGCACATCTAGTGACccttttgtaatattttcaagGTGAAGTGCTTTTCAGTGCATCAGATCTAGATGTATATAGATGGGTGGCTAAGATGCCATGGACTACCGTTTTGTCATGACATATCCGGTTGGTACACTGCTCCCTACGGGAGTACAAATGAGTGGCAAACGATGTTATAAATGATGGTTTAGGTTTTTTGTTGAGGGAATGAGAAGGGGTCCAAAGTCACACGACCACAAAAAACACCAGGCACGGGTCTCTTTACCAGCAAATGGGGCTGGGAGGGCCTTCACCAAACTTTGGGCCTCCCTGGATTGTGCAGGCCGGTTATATCTGCCTGGTTATGTTacagcacagacacaaataaaaagaagaaaaaaggtgaCAAGTCACTGAGGTGCAATTGTAGAGATGTTTCGTCAGCTAAAGATGAGTTTCCCATTTCAATGTTAGAGGCAGAGAGAAGAGAACGACCAGTCCATTAGGCACCAAAACCATTCTCAGCGTGCTTTCTGTCTACAAAGGGAACAAGATCCTCCCTTTTCCTGCACTCCAACAAGGACTAGCTGCACCCATGCTTGGGGTAGCTTCTGGGACGCTTATTTTGGGAAACTACACGTCTCAGTTACGGTATTTTTGATGTGGAAGTAAACAAGACTCTAaggaaataatataaatataactcTTATGTGGGGTACTTTGCTTCCACAGCAGGAAGTTAAATATGACTCTATTTCACTATTCACTCAAGGCTGTCAGTTAGCGctgcattttgattttcaaCAGCTTTACAAATTgacttagtctgtgtgtgtgtgctgttacGTTTACAAATCAGTTTCCTGCTCTGTAGTCCTAAAAGTCAAGAATCAAGAAGTCATAAGGAAAGAGGAGCCATAAAACATGGAATATGATGAAAGAGGAAtcataaaacatggaaaatgagaaaaaggagTTGTATCAAATTGAGGCTGAACTCACGAAAGGAATCATTGAAAAAATTGAGGCTAGAGGTACTGGTGGAGGAATGTAACCGTTGGATAGAGGTTATTGAGAGAGAAGGAATTCTTACTTGGTGCCCTCTTCAGTGCCTCCGTCTCCCTCCGTTTTGCCCTCTTCCTCTATCTTCTGCTCATCAGAGATGAGTTCTTGCTTCCTCCGGCGGCGCACACACTTCACCACCACCATAGAGAGGATGAGTAGAGCCAGGATGCCTCCCACTGATGCCCCCACCACTACTGCAATGGTGGAGTCCCGTGGAGGGGGCACTGCAGACCGCACATGGGGTGGGAGGCCAGCCCCAGTTAAAATGATGTTGTGGACAAAGGTGAGAGAAAAGAGGCAGAGCATTGAGGATCTCTCACTATGCTGCTTTTCACCATGTCAAAGTCCAGTCATAATTCACCACCGCAATTAAATTATTTGCCTGGGGACTAAACTGGCACTTCATAAGGCTCGGTGTTAATGGAGTATGCCAGGCCGTGCAGGCAGAGAGAACAAGAAAGGGGGGCCAGGGAGAGCCAATCTCGGGGTGTATCGAAGCTGACAGCATGCTGGTGCAGGACTATGAGACTTGAGCCAATGAGGATGATTCtcacatcaataaataaataaatatgagacTTTGCTGAGTCATCAACTTTTGCTGGGCTAGACAATGACTGCAGTGTTGTCAGGAAACAGGGAATAGTAGCCATTACTCGTGAACAATCTACAACAGCCTTTGAAGTATGCAAAGTGAGGCTCTGAAGGAGTTTGgaattttctttcacatttctgtCATACTCATCTAAACATCTCATCTAGCCttatattataattaatctGACACCGCTGTTCAAGGTAATTTACAACGTTAGATTTGCACACTAAGCTTCATGCAATAATTCatctatttaaatttattcattcagatgaCGCTTTCTGACGCATCCTGGCTctgctcatttatacatttttacagttaggtcatttttactgtatttagaGTAAGTCCCTtattcaggggtactacaacaggaaaTCATCCTGAATCCAACTACTCTAATAAATATGGTACCTGCTATTTCCATATTGAGTGTTTTCAAAGTTATGCAGTTAAATTAATATAGGCTTTCCCCGCATAACAATGGTAATTCATTCCTGAATATCTGCTTGtaaagtgaattctcataaaagaACCTTTTCCACtaccattcatttaaatgagaaaaatgtcataaataatgcattctTATACAACAAAAGGTTAATTTCTTTAACAAAACATGggaaattcttattttttcaacagggggaaaatataattgaaaacAAAGTCTACAATATCAGAATCAAATATcatacctttaaatccaggctaaaGACCCATGTGTTCAAGAGCACTTACACAGTACATACATTTGCATGTTAATTTTATATCCCCTTTCCCTCTTATAACTTATTACTCACATGGACTGAAACCACctatcccaagcggggctgtggcaagccggagcctaacccagcaacacacagcataggggacacacccaggatgggacgctagtccatcacaaggcaccgcaagcgggacacgaaccccagacccatctgagagcaggtacaggcttaacccactgcaccactacaccactgcacccccttgatAACTTActactttcttttttattttgatttattttattattcctgGGAGACACAGAAGTTCAGCAAATACCATACAGCATCTGGGCTGTAATCAAAATATGGGCTCAAATcgggctcagtctgtgtgaagttttcatgttctctgcatgttcatgggggtttcctccatgttttctctcacagtcaaaagacatgtgtttaTTGGTTATTCTGTTTATATATGAGTGAATCAGTGTATGTTCCCAgcatgcttctaggataggctctggaccactgggaTACTGCACTGGACTACTATCTAACAAGGCCATTCTCTCAACTAATATAATCACTGGTAACTTATTATCGGTCTCTGCTGAGCTACTGATAAAATATCATTTGATCTGAAATAGTTCATTATATCACACAAGTTCATCCATAATGACACTGCCTTTCTAAGAAATTCtgtgttttatcatttcaaGTTTGAATACAAGGAAGactttttcttgcctttttatttttaatgatgttCCTAAGACTTTACAATTTAAgagatcatttttattataggtGACAAAGAGTCAAAAGATTTCTAAGAGAAGGATGCAGGCTGGCCCTTCGGCCGGCATTTTCAGGAGAAACCCCTGTACACGTGGGGGAGGAGATTGGTCCCCTTACCTGGTGTCATGTCACCAAGGTGTATAATTAGAAGTGAAATGTCTGTTCTCTTGAGACGTGTCGCTTCAATGTGTGTTGATAGCTTGTTATGTGAATTTTACAGTACAAAGTATTTTTGCTTGTAAGCCTGAATTCTTGTAAAACTGGCCTTTCATATACGAAGAAAACCTGGAGTTATAGTTCCTTGTTAAGCAGCATCATATTATATTGTCTGATCCAAGTGAGCAAGGAAGGGAGTTAAAGGCAACATGTAACAGACAGCGTCATAAATGGTTTGAGTGCAGCTTCATTTCCGCGATCTCCCCGACCTCCCCACACACTCAGGTATACCTACACTCTGTGAGGACATTGAGTTTGATAATTCCCTTGCCCTGCTGGCGGTCAGGGGGGTTGCGCACATAGCAGTTGTAAATCCCGTCGTCAGTCAGCTGGACATCAGAGATGGTGAATGACACATCGTTCTTCTCCAGGTTCCCAGAAAACACCACTCTGTCTCCAAACTTCTCTGTGCGCAGCACGGTCATCCGTTGTTTATAGGTCATGAACTGAGcataaaagaaaagagaagtcAGCAGAAAGGTACCAAAACATAGAGAAGTGTAATTAATGTGAACgtgaaaaggaaagaagaatTCGCACAAAATGATTTTGGTGAAGACCGTCATGGCCTGGATCAGCATGGCATTTGCTTGATCCCAGGTAAAGTGCAAGAATTCCcacacaggttaaaaaaaaaaagacttattattttgattcattaattaattGGATAATTGTTAGAATATCTGACACAAATTACTGCGATAAAATAAACGTTTCCCTTCATTATCCGAACGCTGTTCTAATTGTTGAGTTGAAACATCAAACAAGACAAGATATTTCCATGatgcaaaaaaatcactttaattaaaaagttaGTGGCAATTTTTTCTACATGACCAACGgagcaaaatttattttaatgtgtgaacTCAGTCCATATCTCAGTCTACATCTCAAGTTCATAAAAATTCGATACATATTTTAACTTGATCGAGGTATTAAACGGAAACATTTGCACAACCACCTTGAACCAAATGTAGCGAGCAAGTCAGAAATGGCAAATTTCCTGTAATATCCTATAATAATTATTTCCCGTGAGTGTTCCCCatggtatttacaattatttttatttgcctcTATGTAGCCAGTTGGGGAAAGATGTCTGCACAGTTAGGGCTGTTTTATGGcttcaagtccacaaaacagTCATGGGAAGGCAATTTTCCAGAACAAATCTTCTGCAAACATGGATGGGTTGGAGCAACAGAACTGTGGCAattataagaaaataatatttttcgcaggaggcatggtggcatagcagcTTTgacctgtacctgctctctggtgggtctggggttcaagtcttgcttggggtgccctgcaatggagtggcgtcccatcctgggtgcgtcccctttgtctccagccttgtggctgggtttggctctggctttttatgaccccgcttgggacacgtggtttcagtcagtgtgtatatgtgtatttttctttttatggtgAACAAAGAAAATTCCAAgtgaatattgtttttttaaggttAAAATGCAGCTCATTGTCACTGTGAGCAGTTCAAGTTTGTTTGTACTTGTACCAGCTTGCATGTTTTGGAGTGAGTTCAGCATATACATTACTAACAGAAATCTGGAGCGTTTCTTACTTTAGCTTTAGTGTCTCTAGTTACTTTCAAACTAGTCTTTTTTCTAAACAGGGAGAGAAGCGGAGAATTTGTTAGTTACTGTATTTTGCGTGAGCAACGCATGTGCGCGTAGCTTATGCGTTGCAGGGCACACCACCACCGTGCTTCCTTCTTCCTGCCGTCTCTACTGCAATTTACTACTGTGTTCTGTACTCTAAAAGACTTGAATTGCAGCGAGttgcattttgctttatttgtgttccATCACCCTTCGTGCCAGTTTTGGTTACTGATTCTGTGGAGGTGCTTTactattttaaactgaaatgcattttcttttccagtTCCATAACGTTAAAGGCAAAAGAGCTTTATTTCGGTCAAGGAAGATGACGAGGAGACCGCTATAGCGAGCCCTCCTTGGGTCCCTACACCACGCTACATGTATAACAGGGGAATACTAAATGGAAgcataaaataatattaagttTTCCATTTGATACCCTTCATGCTTTGAAATTCAATTTGTCACACATCACACTTTCATTACTGATTGGCCATATGAGGCAGGTGGTTCATGTGTTGCCCACCGTAGGTCTGGTTCATAACATGACTAcaacagtaaaatttaaaaaaaattaaaaaaaaaaaaaaaaaaacagcccagaGAAAGCACGCAAAAATGAGCAATTAtgattaaacagaaaatgattATAACATTTCGCAAGGTATAAGACTGGAGACCTGATCTGATTGAGTTTTAAAGTGAGAAATCACGGTGAAATGACACTTATTTTACATGTGTGACACACACTTGTGGTAAACATTGGAccacttttactttttacatttaaccaGTTTAACTAGTCCCACAGCCAGTCTTGGAGGtatcatttgtattttaaaaaatgcatgcatCCAGTATTAAAAACGTATGTGcaatattatacagtataattgcTGACAGGGGCAGAAAGaataaagagcagaaaaaaaataaagagagagTGGAGAGGGCAGGAACAGGAAACAGGTCTCACCATCTCTTCTGTGTCATTGAACGTCTCCTGGTAGGTCCAGTTCATGGCAAACTTACTGTTGTCCACCTTGTAGCAGGAGTTAAAGATGCAGGACAGCCTGATCGTGGTGCCGTTGAGGGCGTTCATCTTGTGAGTCACCACCACGTCCATGGATGATGCAGGGCAACCTGAGGAAGCACATTATCAGTCTCTCCCATCCAGGTACCTGCTTCAGACGCTATTCTGCATAAAATGAGCAGCAACTCATCGTCTAGTCTTTTCACGGAACAGAACGTCTATAGGAAAATTAGGACGCGTTTGATTTACTGCACAACAGTTACTGATGCAGGCCGATGGCTGATAACTTACCGCGCAGCTATTGGTTGAGGTTCTGGTTCACTAAATACTGAGTGCAGCAGTTAAATTTCTATATAGTAACCAGTAGTAACAGTTACCCTGGTGGTggatggtagtgtagtggttagggctgctgcccttggacccacaggtttgaatctcgctccttctgtagtacccctgagcagggcaattaccctaaaatttatttacccagctctataaatgggtaaatcactgcagataCATTAACATTATgaaacactttggagaaaaggatgagCCGAACGAGTGAAACGTACATAGCTCCCGACATACCTTGTGCGGCACTTGCCGACACAGGCTCTGCATGAGATGCAGCAGCTCGCAGCAGAGCCACTAAGATGCTTTACCTTGAGATGCTTTAAGGGAAAGTTACACTCAGAGGCCAGGGGTCATTAAGACACCGCACGGTCTTTTAAAATAACTTCACCACGAAAGGCCGAGGCTTCAGTGCAAAGTTTTCGCATAACCATCTTAAAGCACTAAAGGGCATCGGGGGATTGAAATAGAAAGAGTAAGGAACTATGCAACTCTTTACCATAAAATTTTTAAAGCGAAGTGGTAATGGAAGTGCTGACGCAGACCCGTCGCGTCTGTATTAATGAGTCCGGGcttctgaacctgcaaccccagcacacacacacacacacacacacacacacacacacacacacacacacacacacacacacacacacccctttcaaGCATGTTCTTGCTGTTGCCCTCCAGCCATGACAACGCTGGCCCATAATaagcgcctgtgtgtgtgtgtgtgtgtgtgtgcatgtgcgtgtgtgtatgctgcTCTGCACCACTCCCCTGCCTCT of Scleropages formosus chromosome 10, fSclFor1.1, whole genome shotgun sequence contains these proteins:
- the scn2b gene encoding sodium channel regulatory subunit beta-2, whose amino-acid sequence is MVVVARSLQTRRRSCCWAAARSMLLMLGVLAMKGCPASSMDVVVTHKMNALNGTTIRLSCIFNSCYKVDNSKFAMNWTYQETFNDTEEMFMTYKQRMTVLRTEKFGDRVVFSGNLEKNDVSFTISDVQLTDDGIYNCYVRNPPDRQQGKGIIKLNVLTELPPPRDSTIAVVVGASVGGILALLILSMVVVKCVRRRRKQELISDEQKIEEEGKTEGDGGTEEGTKHAYSLPEDKY